In Gimesia panareensis, the genomic window ACATTCACGTTGGTCACGATTCCGGTCATGGGTGCGACGACTTTAACTCTCGTTTTGCCGGGTCGTTCAGCAACAATTGCGGGAATCGTAAGTGTCCTTGTGAATGACTGCAGTTTGATCGGGACCACTTTCCCCTGGGTCAGACCAATGTTTTTACGTGCCTGGGGAGACAGTTCCAGTGATGTGGATTCTTCATGCCCCGCGTGATCGTGGCCATGATGATCCTCATCTGAATGACCATCTTCAGCAGCATGCTGGTCACTCTGACTTGCAGATTGACCGTTATCTGTCATGTTTTTCACAGTGGGCATCCACTGGTTCCGGGTACTCCAGACCAGAAAACTGACAGGGATCAGGATCAGGAAAAACAGGATCCAGACCCAGTTTTGTTTGAGCTTTGATTGATTCATCTCAGTCCTCTAAGATTGCAGCAGAAAAGGCGCGTAGAAAGTCGAACAGAGCCGATCTCAAGGTTTCAAAGCGAACTGACAGGTCGTTGTCAGCATACGAGATCGGATCGACAAGTGGAGTAGCGCTGCGGTTAAATCAACCAGACGGTCGTCTGTGCCTGTGCGCGCACGCCCGGCGCGGAAAACTGAAATGCCGGGATCTGTTCTCGCATCTGGTTCACATACTGTTTTTCCTGTGCGGAACACAGCAGGTTCCAGATCGGGAGCAGACTCACCAGTTGCGGTGAATCCTCATGGACTTTGACGGAAGCCGCTGTCAGATAGGAACAGCGTCCTTCGTGACAGGGATCAGAATGCTGCGGAGCCGGGTGTTCTTCCTGATGTTCCGCTGCGTGAGCGTGATCTGTATGGTGGTCATGCGCATGTTCTGCCCCATGATCACACACCGCCACCGGCTGACAGGCACCGGCATGTCCCGCATGAGCGTCATGCGCATGATGCCAGCCACAGCCCAGCAATGTGTGGGACAGCATGGAAAACAGCATCAAAATGACGGTCAAACGTAAAATCATGTTCTTTCCTGTGCAGACGGTAACTTCATGGGAATCATGTCACCAAATGCGAAATGTGTCAAGCTCTCTCCAGATATCGCAAATTTGAATCCGAAAAACGCCTTGAAGCAAATATTTCCGCTAAGTAGTTTCGATACGGCACTTTACAAACCGGATATAAATTCAGGCATTCTCTCAAAGTTGTTGCAGAAATGAACACGCTGTAATCAAACTGACTCTTGCGGAAATGATCAGCATCAGTTCCCTTATCGGGGCCTGACAGCTAGACTGGAAAGTGCGCCCTTGAAAGAAACTTCAGAAATGAAAGTCGAGTTCAAGACGGAACTTGCTAAAGGAGTGAATCGTGTCTGCGAAATACCGCGTTTTGATAACGGATCGTGCCTGGCCTGATTGTGAGGTCGAAAAACAGGAATTAGCCCGCGTGGATGCGGAAGTCATCGAAGCCCCTCCCGGAGCAGATGAACAGACCCTGATCGAGTGCGCGACCGGCGTCGATGCGATCGCCACCTGCTGGGCCCAGGTCACCCAATCCGTGATCGAAGCGGCCCCGGACTGCAAAACGATTGCCCGCCTGGGAATCGGTCTCGACAATATCGACGTGAAATATGCGACATCAAAAAAGATTCCCGTCACGAACGTACCCGACTACTGTATCCCGGAAGTCGCCGACCATGCGATTGCCCTCATGCTGGCCAGTCTGCGGAACGTTGCTTTTTTTCATCACCAGACCAAGCAGGGCATTTATGATCTCTCCGCCGCCCCCATGCCCCGCCGGGTGGGCACACTGACACTGGGACTGTTTGGCTTTGGACTGACGGGGCAGGCCGTTGCAGAACGGGCCCGCGCCTTCGGCATGCAGGTCATCGCCACCAATTCGTCCGGCAACGATTATGGCACCGGAACCAGCATGGTCTCATTCGACGAACTGCTCGAACAAAGCGACGTCATTTCGATCCATGCTCCCCTCACCGAAGCGACGCAGCATCAGTTCGATGCCGCTGCTTTCGAGAAAATGAAACCCACGTCGCTGATTATCAACACTTCGCGGGGAGGATTGATTGATTTCGACGCGCTGAAATCAGCCATCCAGAATCAGAGCATTGCTGGTGCCGCACTGGATGTCTTCGATCCAGAACCACCCGACCTGTCCGATCCGTTTTTCCAGCATGAACGGGTGATCGCAACCCCTCATGCCGCTTTTATTTCCAGCGAATCACTGGACGAACTTCGAGCGCAGGCGGCCCGTCAGGTAGCGGATGTACTCGTGGGTAAAGATACTATGAATATAGTAAACCCGGAAGCACTCGCATAATCGGTACCATCCTTAAATAGATGTCGAAAAACTGCATCACTGAATCAGTGAAACCCACTACGAATGCATTTCAATGAGCTAGGTTAAACTTAGCTGTATTTAACTTTAGACGAAACGCATCAGGAAAGGCTTCACAGACTCAGGCAGGAATGGATGGCCCACAACGATAACTCTCCCCAATCCGATCACGCTGATCAGCGAATCGATTCGCCCGCGTTCCAGCACGCGCAACCGGTTCCCGAGGGAGATGCTGCGCCTCAACCTGCCAGAGAGGATCACACTGAAAAGGATCGCACTGATAGTGCCAGTGAAGCAAAAGTCGCTTTTTCTGAAAGTGAGCAGATCCGGGCACTGGAAGCAGAACTGCTGGGAAAAGAGCAACTGGTCGAGACATTGACCGAACGTCTCACGGAAGTCGCTGAAGAACTGGAAAAGAATCAGCACCACAGACATGAGGCTTCCAAGGTAGACAGCCGCCGCATCAAAGAACTGGAAGCCTGCCTGCGGGAAGAAGCCGAACTGGTTGAGACCCTCAAGGAACGCTTAGGGGAAGTTGCTGCGGAACTGGAGCGCTGTCAAAACAACCCGCAGCAGACAGACGACACGGAAGGTCCCCATGTTGAAGAACTCGAAGCAGAACTCCAGGAAAAGACACAACTCGTTACCGACCTGACACAGAGACTGTCCGAAGTCGAAGCCGAGCTGGAACAGAGCCGGCGGGAGTACCAGGAATTCTCAGCTGCTGAAAAACAGCGGGTGCAGTCACTGGAAACCGAGCTGCAGGAAAAAGACCAGCTCGTGGTGATGCTCACCGAACGACTGGAACAGGTCGCGGAACAGCTGGATCGCAGACACCGGACTGGCGCCGATCGAGGCATGACGGTCTCCAGCGGCATTCCCCGCGAAGTCATTGAAGAACAGCAGAAGCTGACCCAGGATCTGCACACCTTCCTGGAACAGATGCAGGGCATGGAGACAGAGTCTTCCCTGGCCCGCATTGAGATGCAGATCGCCGAGCTCAAGAAAATGGTCGAAGACGGCTTCGTACAAGGCCCCGCCGCCCCGCAGCCGTCCAGCCTGGTGGATTATCTGTCTACCCCCAATGTCCCCGCAGCAGAAGAAGTACTTCCAGAAACGCAGTTAGAACCAACTGAAACAGAACCCGCTGAGCCACCACCGGTCACAGAGACGACTCAACCAGAAGCAGACCCTTCCGTCAGCGGCTGGGAAGCCATGAAACTAAAGCTGCTCTCCGGTCAGGGGGTCGATGTCTCCAGCGACCTGCAGGATAAGCCAGTTCCCGTACCTGAGCCAAAGCCTGCTCCCGTCGAATACAACAGTGCCCTGCTCTCCGGCAGCGCCGGTCGCACGCTGGCCAGCTACAAGCCCCCCTTGCCAGAAGCTCCTGCTGAAATCAGTTACGATCAGGCCTCTCATGAAGAACTGACCGCTGCAATCCGGGAACGGGATCAATACATCAGTCTGCTCATCAAACGTCTGCGCGAAGCGGAAACCGCCGTCATCCCCGTCAACTGGGAGGCGATCAACAATGCTCCTGAAGATCTGGTAAAACACCTGCAGACACTGCAGCATGATCTGGAACATAACCTGGGGCTGGCTGAAGTCGAGATCTCCATCGAGCGGGCACGTCTGTCCCGTACCGAACTGATGCTGCAGAACCGCGAAGAACAGATTCGGAAAAAAGAAAAGCAACTCGGCCTGAACCTGGAGCGTGGCGAAGACGAAGCGGTCCCCGAAGAAAAAAATCTTGACGACGATCAGAAAAAACGCTGGCTCGGCTTTCTGAATTAAACCTCACGGGCATTCTTCCGATTCGCTGAATCACTTTCAGGGAATCTGTTTACCGCGCTGGTGCTTCTCGTTCGCGACGCCCGTCTTTTCAGCCCACTTCTGCCAGGCGGCCTTCATCTTTGTCACCCGCTCCGGATAGTGTGCAGCCAGGTCGTTGGTCTCCGTACGGTCCTGTTCCAGGTCATACAGTTCCCAGCGATTGATGGTTCGATCCGCCACCAGCTTCCACTTTCCCTGCCGAACCGCCTGGTTGTTGCGCAGCTCCCAGAACAGTGAGGCATGCGGCTCCCGGGTTTCTCCCTGGAAGACAGGCAGCATACTCTTGCCTTCCACGGGAATGATTTTGTGACCATCAAATTTTTCCGGGTAGTTCGTCTGCGCCAGTTCGATACAGGTCGGCATGACATCGATGATGTGGGCCGGCTGTTTCGTCAGTGAATTGGGAGTAACATGACCGGGCCAGCGGACAATCAGCGGGGTCGAGATGCCCCCTTCATGCATCCAGGTTTTGAACCGGCGGAACGGTGTATTTTGCGGAAAGGCCCAGCTGGGACCGCAGGTGGTGTAATACTCTTTGGGACCGGGCTGCTGTTTGGGATTCGCGCCTCCCGGTTCGCTGGCATCCGGACCATTGTCTGACAGAAACAGCACGATGGTGTTGTCATCCACGCCCGTCTCTTTTAACGTTGCCATCAGGCGGCCAATATTCTGATCCATACAGTCGATCATCGCCGCATAGACTTCCATCCGCCGCTGCTGCCAGTCGCGGGGATATTTGTCTTTCTCCCAGTCAGCCGACTCCGGATCCCGCGCGGGCAGCTTCCACTGCGGATCGACGAGCCCCATCTTCAACTGCCGCTGATAGCGTTCATCCCGCAGAGCCTCCCAGCCCGCGGCATAGCGGCCCTTGTACTTCGCAATATCCTGGGGCTTGGCATGCAGCGGATAGTGAGGAGCCGTGTAACACAGATGCAGAAAGAAAGGCTGATCTGATTTCGCATAGCCTTTAATCTGCTCAATCGCGTGGTCGGTGAAGGCGTCGGTGGTGTAGAAGTCATCGGGAAACTCGGTGATCCGCGTTGTGTTTTTGGCGAAGAAGCGATGACCATCGCCGGTGATGCCCCACTTGTATTTCGGGTCCTGGTAATAGGGATCGAAGAAATTGCAGCAGCCGTCGAGTAGACCGTAATAGTCTTCAAACCCGCGATAAACGGGATGCGTTGTATCGGTGCGTCCCAGGTGCCATTTGCCGCTGAGAGCCGTCTGATAACCGGCCTGCTGCATGACTTCTCCCAGCGTGACCATGTTTTTCGTCAGTAACGGCCGGGGATAACGGGGATAGAGCCCGGTCACCAGCGAAGCCCGCGTGGTCCAGCAGACCGCATTGTTGTAGAACTGGGTGAAACGCAATCCTTCCCGCGCCATCTGATCAAGGTTGGGGGTCTGCACTTCTCCGCCATAACAACCCAGATCCGACCAGCCCATGTCGTCGCACATGATCAGAATGATGTTGGGACGCTGCGTTGATTTGTCAGGTTCTGCAGCTTGAGCGACCGCAGTAATGATTAAACAGATGAATGCATAACTGATGCAGCGCAACAGATTCGAAATCATGCCCTTCGTCTCCCATATTTGGAACGCAAATGAAGTTCGATTTCTACTATAAGCGTCTGCGTAATGTGATGTCAGCCTGTCGCATCCCAATCTGAAGAATTCATCTTTGTGAAAATGAGCTGGGATATCAGGCTCATTCACCTGCGATGTCTTCGAAACCTGATTTTCAATAGAAATTCATTGACATTTAAAAGTGGCAACCTGTAGACTTAATTAATCATTAGTATATTAATGAACTAATGATTAATACCTACTTATAACTTTTTTGACTGTAGGAAAATGCGCTCAGTCTCAGCAAAACAAACAGTGTGTGCTCTATCTCATTCATCGTCCCACACATAAATGCAACTTGATATTTCTGAAGGCAAAGAGGATTTTCAGATCTGAATTTTCCTGGCGACACAGACCTTTTTCTCAATTCATCTCAATCAAAAGGAAAAAGTGACATGACTCAAACGCATTTAAAGCACCGTGGGTTCACACTGATCGAATTGCTGGTGGTGATTGCCATCATCGCCATTTTGATCGCCTTGTTGTTACCGGCCGTCCAGCAGGCTCGTGAAGCGGCCCGACGCTCCACCTGCAAAAATAACCTGAAGCAGATCGGTCTGGGGTTACATAATTATCATGAGACACACAGTGTCTTTCCCTTTTCAACCGTCTGCAGAGTCAACGCTGCTTCAACATCTCCCTGGGCAACGTCCAATACCAGGCAGGGCTGGTTCCACATGCTGCTCCCATTTGTGGATCAGGCCCCCTTGTACAATAAAATCACGCCGCGCATTCAAGCGAATCAGTTTCCCGGAGGATGGCCGGAAGCCACAGTCCGTGTGCCGGTTTTCAGTTGCCCTTCCGACCCGAAAGCAGGCAAGATTACCCAACAGGGTTTCCACGGCAACTATCTGCTCTGTTCCGGATCGACCTCACAAGGGGCAGCCGGCACCTATCCTAAATTGAATGGAATGTTTTACAACCTCTCCAAAACCCGTATGCGGGATGTGGTCGATGGAACGACAACCACCATCATGGGGAGTGAAATCAATATCGCAGAAGATTCCATTTCTGCCCAGGGAGCAGGAAATGTCGTCTGTGGCGGCTCACACGATCTTCGCGGCCGCTATCATAACAGCTATCACAATGGTGGCCTGACCTTCACCACCCTTCGACCGCCCAACACACCCACAGGCGATGTCGCACAATATTGTAATGGTACCGAAGATGCTCCCTGCCGGGCCTGTTCCAGTACGGACAATGAGATTCATGCGCGCAGTCGCCATGAAGGCGGCGTACATGCCCTCATGGGTGATGGTTCCGTGCGTTTTGTCTCAGAAAATATCGATACCAGCCTGTTCCGTGCCTTAGGCACTCGGGAAGGAAAAGAGACCATCGGAGAATTCTAAACCGATAAACTGAACTCTCCCTGCTGACAGCAAACCAGCAGGGGGCCTGTTTTTCTGAAGTGATTTTTTCATCCTCAAATGATCCATGCGCGCTCACTATGGAAAGGGGCATCACATGCCTTTAATACACGCCAGACGTTATTCTGTTTTGATACCAGCTGTTTTGATATTTCTTTCAGGTTGCAGTGGTTCTTCCAATACGCCTCCAGAAGTTGAAGTTCAGGGGACAGTCACTTTTGATGGAGAGCCCCTTCCACAAGGCAGTATTGTCTTCGACCCGGTTGACGGGAAAGGAGGCTCTTCCGCCGGAGGCATTGAAAACGGTCTGTTTGTGTTTAACAGTCAGTTCGGAAATAAAAAAGTTCTGATCTCAGCCTCACGCGATACTGGTAAAAAGGACCAGTATGACGAACCAATCACGGAATCCTATATTCCCGCTAACTACAACACAAACACCGAACTCACCGCCGAGGTCAAAGCAGATGGGGAAAACAAATTTGAATTTGTATTGAAGTCGAAATGAAATTCGAGAAATAACTGGGGGAGATCATTCCTGTCTGCTGGGAATGAAGTTTTTTGAGTTCCCGAATTCACTCTCTTGCCATACGATGCCAGTCTATTCCACTGACCAGCCAACTCGACTCTGAAATCGTCTCCTGATAACGAATTTTCCAATTCTCCCCCAGCCTGTCCTGGATCGATGCGTGAAACTGTATAGGATCCACAAGCGAAAAAGCATTTACGAAATGTACCAAAAAATATCCACTCACCTGAGCCGAAGTAATCATTTGATCGAGGATCTTTTCTGAACCACAAAGATCAACCATTGCCAGGTAACTGATATTGCTGAATGAATCCATAGCTTGATCATAAAGCTTAGTCTTACTATCACTACTCGCCAGAATAACAGGATCCCCAACCCAACGTCCTGTCATCTCTAGCGTACCATCCAAATCTGAGATGAGATGTTTAAGGACCATCCCGGTGTAAGGATCTCCTAAAAAGCCCCGAAAAAAGTTTGCCCCCAATAAGTAACCTGGCTCGAAATACTCTTCTTTGACAGGATTCACTAAACAGCAGTTCGATCCCATTTCTCGTCTCCCGGTTAGTTTGCTGGTAAGGTTTCATTTCAACGTATCTTACCAGGACAAGAAACTGGCTGAACAGGATCGCTGGAGAAGGGAGATCTTTTTCTAAATAGAGAATACAGATCTCGTAAGTTACTGTTGAGACTTATCACCTGTCTGTCGGCACGTAATGCAATACTGCTGCAGGTCCAGGAAGGAGGCTTTGATTGCCTCGACCAGTTGTTCGCCGGTCTCTGCTTCGGGCAGTTGCGGGCCGATGATCACATCGCAGTTGAAGGGGACCAGCAGCGCTTCGCCCCGCGGCAGTGCCCTGCCCAGTCCGTGCATCATCACGGGGGTCAGGCTCGTATCAGACCGGTCATGTACGATGTGATACACGCCCCGCTTGATTTCACTCAACTCTTCGGGATTGCCGCGGCTTCCTTCCGGGAACAAGATCAGAATCTCGCCACGATCCAGGGCCTCGTGACAGCCGGCGAAGAGTTCATTTTTGCGCATGCGACCGGTCCGTTGGATGGGAATGATGCCCAGGCAGTTCTTCGAAAACCAGGCGAGGAATCGATTCTTGAGGAAATAATCGGCGGCCGCCACGGGACGCACCTTGTGCAGACGGGACAGCGGATACAGGCTCATCAGCACCAGCGCATCCAGATGGCTGTTGTGGTTGGCGACCACGATCCCCGGCCCTTCCAGAGGCAGGTTCTGTTTGCCTCTCAGATTCAGTCCGAGCACGACAAACACGATCGGCCTGACCACCAGAGCAAAAAACAGGATTTTGAGGACCCGTTCCATAGTTTAATAACTGATGTAATAGAGGTAATGAAAAAACAGGGGCGAAGTAAAGATCAGACTATCACAACGATCCAGGATCCCGCCATGACCGGGAATCAGTGAGCCACTGTCCTTGATCTCCAGATCACGTTTGATCGATGAGATCACGACATCGCCAATAAACCCGGAGCCACTGATCAGGAGCCCCGCCAGCAGACTGAACTTAAAATTCAACGGCGTCAGAAACGGTCCCAGAAAACCGGAGACAAGCGCGATCGTCAGCACGCCCCCGATAAACCCTTCCCAGGTTTTATTCGGGCTGACTTTGGGAATAATCTTGTGTCGGCCCAGCAGCTTACCCCAGATAAACTGACACACGTCATTAAACTGCGTCATAAACAACAGGAAGATCACCAGCCCCATGCCCCCGGCGGCGGCGTTCTGCACAGGTAGCATCAGCAGATAGGCGATGTGACTCAGACAGTAGACGGTCAACATCACCGCCCAGTGAATGATCCCGGCGGAATGAATAAAGCCATGCGTCTCCCCAATCAAGACCATTCGCATGGGCAGAAACAGGAAGAGGTACACGGGGATAAAAATGATAAACAGCCCGTACCAGCCGATACTCACCAGGTAGTATTGCACGGGGATCGCCAGGTAGGCCCAGAACAGCACTCGCCGATCCGCCTGCCGGGTGGGGACGATCGAAAAGAACTCTTTGAGCGCCAGGAAACTGATAAACGCAAACAGGATGATGGCCGTCGTGCGACTGACGATCAGGCAGACAAACAGAATGCCGATCATCCACCACCAGGACTGAATCCGCTGCCGCAGTTCGGTATAATCCTTCTCCGGTTTGACGCGGGCCAGGATCAGCCGGCAGGTCGTGGCGGTGACCAGTAACCCGAAGACAACCAGCATCGCATAGAAAGAATGCTCGGGGATATCCCACATAATCAGGCTTCCAGAAATCGATAGGCGGAGACGGCACGGCGGATGCACGTTACCACGGCACCGAGGACAATCACAATTAACGCAGCCAGTAACGCATAATCAGTTCCCTGCACCAGTATTTCCACCGCAGTCAGTACGCAGGCGATCGTCAGTACGGCCATACGGTGCTGTTTGGCCATTGGTCCTTTGAAATCGACGGGCGCTCCGATGCTGGCACTCAGCGTGCGAATGTAGGCGGTCATCACCGCCAGCAGCCCGGCACACCAGCCGAGTTCTGCACCAAAACTGACCACGTGGATGGCATAACCGGCGGCAACCAGAATCAGCGGATCGGCAATCCGGTCCGGGATATCGTTAAACAGTTCGCCCGAGTTGGTTTTCTTCCCCCCTTCGACGGCGACCATCCCGTCGAACAGATTGCACAGCAGTCGGCACTGAATCATCAACCCCGCCAGGATCAGTAGCCACCAATGTCCGTAACAGGCGAAGCAGAAAAAACAGACTGCTGCCAGCGCCGCAAACAGAATACTGGTCACGGAGATCTGGTTGGGAGTAATCTGCTTGCCGCTCAGGTAGCGGGCAAACGTATTGACAAATTTCACGTCGCGTATCTTGAGCGGTCGTCTGGCGCCGTCATCACTCATACTGGGTAACTCCCTGCTGCTGATGAATCCGGAGTAATCTCCAGGAGGTAAACATACAGAACGAAAACGCAACCATCAGTGCCGGCAAGATAGTAACGAGAATCCGCTGCGTTCCCATCAATGTATGCACATTCACCAGACAGAATCCAGTAAAGCAGATGACAATACAGGCTGGTAAAACCACCTTCACCAGCGGCTTTTCAAACCGATGAAACAGATACGTCACCGCGTGAACCATGCACAGCGTAATCAGAAAACTGGCCGTTCCCTGTGTCAGTCCGGCGACGAGCCCCCGATTCACCGA contains:
- a CDS encoding DUF1559 domain-containing protein, which translates into the protein MTQTHLKHRGFTLIELLVVIAIIAILIALLLPAVQQAREAARRSTCKNNLKQIGLGLHNYHETHSVFPFSTVCRVNAASTSPWATSNTRQGWFHMLLPFVDQAPLYNKITPRIQANQFPGGWPEATVRVPVFSCPSDPKAGKITQQGFHGNYLLCSGSTSQGAAGTYPKLNGMFYNLSKTRMRDVVDGTTTTIMGSEINIAEDSISAQGAGNVVCGGSHDLRGRYHNSYHNGGLTFTTLRPPNTPTGDVAQYCNGTEDAPCRACSSTDNEIHARSRHEGGVHALMGDGSVRFVSENIDTSLFRALGTREGKETIGEF
- a CDS encoding phosphatidate cytidylyltransferase; translation: MWDIPEHSFYAMLVVFGLLVTATTCRLILARVKPEKDYTELRQRIQSWWWMIGILFVCLIVSRTTAIILFAFISFLALKEFFSIVPTRQADRRVLFWAYLAIPVQYYLVSIGWYGLFIIFIPVYLFLFLPMRMVLIGETHGFIHSAGIIHWAVMLTVYCLSHIAYLLMLPVQNAAAGGMGLVIFLLFMTQFNDVCQFIWGKLLGRHKIIPKVSPNKTWEGFIGGVLTIALVSGFLGPFLTPLNFKFSLLAGLLISGSGFIGDVVISSIKRDLEIKDSGSLIPGHGGILDRCDSLIFTSPLFFHYLYYISY
- a CDS encoding C-terminal binding protein, whose protein sequence is MSAKYRVLITDRAWPDCEVEKQELARVDAEVIEAPPGADEQTLIECATGVDAIATCWAQVTQSVIEAAPDCKTIARLGIGLDNIDVKYATSKKIPVTNVPDYCIPEVADHAIALMLASLRNVAFFHHQTKQGIYDLSAAPMPRRVGTLTLGLFGFGLTGQAVAERARAFGMQVIATNSSGNDYGTGTSMVSFDELLEQSDVISIHAPLTEATQHQFDAAAFEKMKPTSLIINTSRGGLIDFDALKSAIQNQSIAGAALDVFDPEPPDLSDPFFQHERVIATPHAAFISSESLDELRAQAARQVADVLVGKDTMNIVNPEALA
- a CDS encoding lysophospholipid acyltransferase family protein — translated: MERVLKILFFALVVRPIVFVVLGLNLRGKQNLPLEGPGIVVANHNSHLDALVLMSLYPLSRLHKVRPVAAADYFLKNRFLAWFSKNCLGIIPIQRTGRMRKNELFAGCHEALDRGEILILFPEGSRGNPEELSEIKRGVYHIVHDRSDTSLTPVMMHGLGRALPRGEALLVPFNCDVIIGPQLPEAETGEQLVEAIKASFLDLQQYCITCRQTGDKSQQ
- a CDS encoding coiled-coil domain-containing protein, which translates into the protein MAHNDNSPQSDHADQRIDSPAFQHAQPVPEGDAAPQPAREDHTEKDRTDSASEAKVAFSESEQIRALEAELLGKEQLVETLTERLTEVAEELEKNQHHRHEASKVDSRRIKELEACLREEAELVETLKERLGEVAAELERCQNNPQQTDDTEGPHVEELEAELQEKTQLVTDLTQRLSEVEAELEQSRREYQEFSAAEKQRVQSLETELQEKDQLVVMLTERLEQVAEQLDRRHRTGADRGMTVSSGIPREVIEEQQKLTQDLHTFLEQMQGMETESSLARIEMQIAELKKMVEDGFVQGPAAPQPSSLVDYLSTPNVPAAEEVLPETQLEPTETEPAEPPPVTETTQPEADPSVSGWEAMKLKLLSGQGVDVSSDLQDKPVPVPEPKPAPVEYNSALLSGSAGRTLASYKPPLPEAPAEISYDQASHEELTAAIRERDQYISLLIKRLREAETAVIPVNWEAINNAPEDLVKHLQTLQHDLEHNLGLAEVEISIERARLSRTELMLQNREEQIRKKEKQLGLNLERGEDEAVPEEKNLDDDQKKRWLGFLN
- a CDS encoding arylsulfatase is translated as MISNLLRCISYAFICLIITAVAQAAEPDKSTQRPNIILIMCDDMGWSDLGCYGGEVQTPNLDQMAREGLRFTQFYNNAVCWTTRASLVTGLYPRYPRPLLTKNMVTLGEVMQQAGYQTALSGKWHLGRTDTTHPVYRGFEDYYGLLDGCCNFFDPYYQDPKYKWGITGDGHRFFAKNTTRITEFPDDFYTTDAFTDHAIEQIKGYAKSDQPFFLHLCYTAPHYPLHAKPQDIAKYKGRYAAGWEALRDERYQRQLKMGLVDPQWKLPARDPESADWEKDKYPRDWQQRRMEVYAAMIDCMDQNIGRLMATLKETGVDDNTIVLFLSDNGPDASEPGGANPKQQPGPKEYYTTCGPSWAFPQNTPFRRFKTWMHEGGISTPLIVRWPGHVTPNSLTKQPAHIIDVMPTCIELAQTNYPEKFDGHKIIPVEGKSMLPVFQGETREPHASLFWELRNNQAVRQGKWKLVADRTINRWELYDLEQDRTETNDLAAHYPERVTKMKAAWQKWAEKTGVANEKHQRGKQIP
- a CDS encoding CDP-alcohol phosphatidyltransferase family protein yields the protein MSDDGARRPLKIRDVKFVNTFARYLSGKQITPNQISVTSILFAALAAVCFFCFACYGHWWLLILAGLMIQCRLLCNLFDGMVAVEGGKKTNSGELFNDIPDRIADPLILVAAGYAIHVVSFGAELGWCAGLLAVMTAYIRTLSASIGAPVDFKGPMAKQHRMAVLTIACVLTAVEILVQGTDYALLAALIVIVLGAVVTCIRRAVSAYRFLEA